In the Gossypium arboreum isolate Shixiya-1 chromosome 10, ASM2569848v2, whole genome shotgun sequence genome, one interval contains:
- the LOC108487397 gene encoding F-box protein At5g49610-like — protein sequence MGIFPDEVILQILARLPVKPLFKNKTVCKLWYRLVSDKYFIKLYNEVSAKNPMVLIETSGSPESRSSLVCVDNLRGVSEVSLDFLKDRVKVRASCNGLLCCSSIPDKGVYYVCNPMTRDFKLLPRCRERPVTRFYPDGEATLVGLACDVSKNKFNVVLAGYHRTFGHRPDGTFICLIFDSDSNKWKKFVSHRDDHFTHMNKNQVVFVNGALHWLTGSCSYILALDLDYDVWRKISLPDEVSYGTGNRVYLLDSDGCLSLIQISDAWMNIWVMKDYEKEVWYMVDRVSLRCIRGLVPGIFPIAQTGECIFLATHKQILVYHQKSRVWKEMYSVKNSASLPLWFSAYAFRSTIFPSD from the coding sequence ATGGGTATTTTTCCTGATGAAGTTATCCTTCAAATTCTTGCGAGATTGCCTGTAAAGCCCCTTTTCAAAAATAAAACTGTTTGCAAACTTTGGTATAGATTAGTCTCTGACAAGTATTTCATAAAACTCTATAATGAGGTGTCTGCTAAGAACCCAATGGTCTTGATTGAGACTTCGGGTTCACCAGAATCCAGATCAAGCTTGGTCTGTGTTGATAATTTGAGGGGTGTGTCTGAAGTCTCGTTGGATTTCTTGAAAGATAGAGTGAAGGTCAGAGCTTCATGTAATGGCTTGCTGTGTTGCTCTAGCATTCCCGATAAGGGTGTTTACTACGTTTGTAACCCTATGACTAGAGACTTTAAGTTGCTTCCTAGGTGTAGGGAGAGGCCTGTTACTCGGTTTTATCCCGATGGTGAAGCCACGCTTGTTGGTTTAGCATGTGATGTATCAAAGAACAAGTTTAATGTTGTGTTAGCAGGGTATCATCGTACGTTTGGTCATAGACCTGATGGGACTTtcatatgtttgatatttgattCGGATTCGAATAAGTGGAAGAAGTTTGTTTCACATCGAGACGATCATTTCACTCATATGAACAAGAACCAAGTTGTATTTGTTAACGGTGCCCTTCATTGGTTGACCGGTAGTTGTTCCTATATACTTGCACTTGATCTTGATTATGATGTTTGGAGGAAGATTTCTTTGCCTGATGAAGTGAGTTATGGGACTGGAAATCGAGTTTATTTGTTGGATTCCGATGGATGCTTATCTTTGATTCAGATTTCGGACGCATGGATGAATATTTGGGTAATGAAAGACTACGAAAAAGAAGTATGGTATATGGTGGATAGAGTGAGCCTTAGATGCATTAGGGGACTAGTGCCTGGCATATTCCCCATTGCACAAACTGGTGAATGTATATTCTTGGCAACTCACAAGCAGATCTTAGTATACCATCAGAAGAGTCGAGTGTGGAAGGAAATGTACTCTGTGAAGAACAGTGCTAGCCTCCCATTGTGGTTCTCGGCATATGCATTTCGGAGCACAATCTTCCCTTCTGATTAA